agtgtctttaaagtctaaaaatttaagctattaattaaaaaacttcACATAGTTCTCAGCTATCAGATAGATACCTGTGTGTAGATTGGGAGCAGATATCTGTGCATGGATTGGGAGCTTTTAGCTTTGGAGTGGTTTTTGTAACTCTGTTTacaataaaaaggacagaagagcGTGTTACATTGACGAGGTCCCGTTCTTTCCTATGAGCATAATCTTCGCTTGTCCATGAGTCTCTTGAATTCAATGTCTTTCTTTAAGGTGAAAATACTAACTTTGCTggtttctgagcaggagaggTGCTATTTCTCCAGTCCTTGTTTCGAGGGGTTTATGATGTTACAACCCCTCACTTCTCCCTTAAGAGAGGATGGCATTGGAGCGCCGAATACCAATGAAATTATCAGCGCTGAAAGACCTTCTCATAGCAGCTCTACACACGTCTTTGTATTCGTCGTCACACAATCTGGAAATGGCCTAGGAAAGTCAATCAGGTAGAACATAGGtataattagggggaaaaaaaaatgttcggaccttaaaaaaacaaaaaaagcatcattGATAAGCCACACATCTACATTCGTTTAGATAGTTCATAGTTACTGCTACTTTGGATAGCTGATATCTACACTAACTGACAATTCCCTAAGGTAATAACCTTTAAGGGCTATGATTAGATTGCTGGGGCAAGGGGTAACTTGCCCTAATAActtagagttacttaaaaattgggtTCCTAATGATAGGCTCCTAATAGCAATATCATCTGTTACCTACACACGTGATCCTTAAACGTAATGGACATACACTTGGGCAAAATCAGTGTTTACTCAGCTATTCaacttctattcagttttcattagttattacatactctaagaaaattttaatcaggtAGGTATGTGCTGAAGGTAGGAGAGGTCTAATGACAAGCGCTGAAAGGTGCTATTTCACTTGCACATAAATTATGGTAGAAAAACATCTTATTCTAAAGTACCACCAAGGTACCACAGAAAGTatcaattttaaatgtgttcatttcagttgtgaattttgctgtatacccaccaaaaatcataagccataagtattactttgttccatgtacgttaccatttatattaaaaactcatgtaCTTTCTACAGCCAGTATCTGAATCCACATTATACCTTCCAAGTATAGGTCTCTCAGGTTAGCCATGGATGCTTTGTCTAATAAACTCATGGGACTGAActgtgatacacatacacacacacacacacacacacacacacaaactgcaagctgagtaaaaaacaattaagagggaattccctggtggcgcagtggttaagaatccgcctgccaatgcaggggacacgggtttgagccctggtccgggaagatcccacatgccgaggagcaactaagcccgtgcgccacaactactgaccctgcgctctagagcccgtgctctgcaacaagggcagccactgcaatgagaagcctgcgcaccgcaatgaagagcagcccccgcccaccgcagctagagaaagcccgcgtgcagcagcgaagacccaatgcagccataaataaataaatacatttatttatttattaaatatatcaagacagtagaaatagtccaaaacatcaattattaaaaaaaaaaaagacagttaagagtggtaagtagattatgtaggtacatatgattagggatacaattttaagaaattattcatgtatggttatatgtaagtgtagaggttcaaatggaaaaccattaagaacagattaaatatgatttaaagtattctgaattatggttacagaagagacaatttttttttttataatgtgggatccctgtataaaccataaaagacacaggaaatatgatgccaacgggtcaataagctcttcaaactgttaacagctttccattttcctaatcacTGCTTAATATAATTTAGCTACAGATGTGGCTTCGGTGGCTGACAGAAAACCCCAGTTAGTGATTTCACAGCCTTACCTTTAagttctgtgctctttctttgCTAAGAGGAGTGAATAGAACATTCAGGTTGTTGTCATCTGCTAAGGAGCGAAGGTCAAAGTAGTGTTtgacatacacactgaaaggaacAATAATGTCCAAATGAAGTAGCTCCAGGACGTGCCTTTCCATCtcattcctgggggaggaggagaagacaaaacCAACACAGGACAATTTTAGTCAACTGGGCTATCTTCAAAAATACCATTCTGAGCTACTAGGATGGCTCTAAATACTGTTTTGAAACAAATAATGGCTACCCAGCTGGATTAATACCCTAATGTTCAAACAAGGTACAGCTATTTGTGGTCCTTTCTGCGTCCCAGCACTTTGAGTCTGGGACAAGGGGGAAGAGGTTATGGCCCTCTTATGCACTCATGCTGCTGACTCAGGGGCTCATTCTTCAGAGTTCCATTAGTGCAGCTGTACGATTCATGCTCCACACTCACTCACAAGGCCCCGCTATAGtgatcagatgaaaggaatgatgGATGCTGTTTATTAGCTCTGAAGAACTTGCAGACATTTGCACCgggctgaggacaggaaggggcTCACTGAGGTGGAGACGAGCCAACACAAGGCGTGGGCACATCACCACGGCAACACATGGATCCCTCGAGAGCCACTGCTATTATCTCTGAGGGGGGAAAACTCTTGAGGCAACAAGGATTcatctcaagtaaataaataaataagctacattcgatgggaaagggaatccccccacccccaccctgtgcATGGGGCTGTGTCAAAGGGCATAATCCAAGTTTCTGTTCACCTTAAAACCTTACTAGGGTGAGTTGTCGTCACCATGACAGGACAGGATGCACTTTTTAAGCTTAGGAAGGCAGTAAGATTATGTCTCAGCTAGACTAAACCCACTTTACGATACGACCTCTGATAGAGCAGTTGTTTCCCCCGGTGTTAGGAGAGCAGCCCAGAATGTTCAGACCTACCGCCCCTTGCCAGGACAGACTGCACACGCCCACAGAGGGCGAATTCAATGAAGTGGGAAAGTAGAGTGCTGGGAGCAGGCTTCTGCTATATGACCATATCCAGCCATTTGCTTgccaaatgtttaagtaaataaatataaaattagagtaaatcttaccactttccacagcaatcactttagagagttgattatataaaaatgataaatacccaaacaaacatgcaagtggcttattttacaatacatttggtttcttggttttaaagtgttaatattttatccattggataaatcaacaaatgctcCTTGTTCTCCTGTATGGAGAGCAGAGTATGAGCAGAAATGAGGTTTCTCATTTGTTGAACTTTAAACCTAACTGAACCTACTTCCAAAATTAATTTCCTGTTCATACGGCCAGAAGTCtatagaaatgtaaatcagataatgttttgataatcagctaatcaggacttaatttactacaggaataaatgcacttcactatcccttttatattttctccactaatacattttaattgtgtggaaatacagtacttcataggattaacatgtctattaatagagctttaatcactgaagaaaagcattatgcctacagaatatgtatcttctgtgttttttgctgtttttaaatggcTAGGTGGCTGAAGAGCCTACCACTTACAGGCGCAGCAAACTGTCTGAACAGCAGCTGCTCAGTTTAACTTACTCTtttgaagggaaatatatatttaacaagacacagagatgttagaaagttttaaggaaaagctgATAGACAGCAATTTTTCAATTCAGACTCAAAATGAGACCATTACAAATAGTAGTCAACAGCAGAGGGATGAAACAAATGTGTATTAAACACTTTGTTGTAATGCTTTCCAACTCCCAAAGATCATAAACAAAAGCAGCCTATTATAAACATAACTCCTGGTGATTCTCCGTTCTACACAGAAAAGCGTTGTTTAGAATTAGTTTCTTCATAGCCGGACAGTGCCGCCAATGCTCCTGGGCTCAATGTCTGTGAACACCCACACGTTTCCCTGCATGTTCTCGGATGTTGTACCTGGAACCAGAGCCCCAGTCAGCTCAGTTGCAGATTCTGGGAAAATTTCAGCTGCCATCATGGCAGGGATGGTGTTCACGAttacaaattttccttccttcaagggaCCAGTTTAAAGACTGATGATAGTGTTGGTCAACGTCACTTTAGTTTCTGCAACTTCCAAAAGTACTTCTattcatttcaaattcattatcTGCTGTTACACTGTTCGCTAAGATTGCTACCAGCAATATCACCATGACCACCTGGTTTACATGATCACCAAAGTGGGCATTTTCACCAAAAGCCACTTTGACAGCTACTGACAGTCACTGGTCCCTTCTCTTAGTCACAACTTTCCTCGCTTCAGCTGTAAATATGCACTTTGGTAATTGTGAATTATCTCGAGTAAGgggcaaaggtaacaaaaacaaactcttgcccctgcctgccatcttgatcggcctctgctgtccaatataatcaagaggtgtcctttcccattttcctgaaTGCCACCCACAAAAACAGGTTCACTGTCAAGCGGGCACTTCGAGAGTCTGCTGGAATTACCTCTCTGGTtcatcctgcttcccacccttGGGGCCCTTCACCAGAGCCAGATTGGAAGCCTGGCGTTTCATGCCAATGTGAGCATGCCATCTGTGAGGAGAACCTGCCTAGTTAACTCAAGGCCCCACAAAGTGCCGCTGTGTTTGCTGAGTGCCCTGGGTGAGGCCCCAGGGATGCTTCCCGGACTACCTGAGAGGTAGGTGTTTCCTAACTCAGCAGACTttaggggaggagacaggaacaCAGGGATCTGAAACCTTTATATGTGGCTACCTGTACATCATAGTTTCTGTAACAACAGAACCTcagatcaaaaggagaaaaagaccagcaaaagcaaatacacaatgTGTGACTCAGGTTGAAATTATAACCTGTCAGTAGTCTAGAGGCCCTAAGACCTTAACAGTGGCCACTTGCTTCAAAGACCAGGCATGTGCCCCTTAAAAATGGACTGGACCTGGTAGACAGCTTTAAGAAAGCTGTCAAGTTACTGACTGTACCATGTTGTTCTGGTAGTGAGCTTGTAAAATGTTTGgcaaaaaccaccagaaaaataatttcaatttatcgAGCAGAATATTACAACAATAACACATCAAGACCTACCAATTAATGAGGGGAAATACAAATTGTTATACTACAGCTAGATGGAAAGAAGTctgtaattttatgtctatttcagctctctgcacaaggtaacctttcttaaaatgtaacatttcttaaaaatgtaaactttatgagAGCAAATGAGGTATTGGAAAATGGTTAGAAAGTTCACGGTAACCTTACAAACTCACATGTCCTCAGCTGTAATGTCCTTGAGGATCTGGCAGTAGTACACATCCCATACAGCCTGATCGTCCCAAAGCTCGGAGACAAGAAGAATGGTTCCCAAAAcaattcttttccagttagtggggCAAATGTCGATCTCAGCATAAGTTAAAAGCCTTTCTAAGTAAACCTGCAAAAGTAGAGCACTGATCTTTGATTTTAGTTCAGTTTAAGTGCTGTGATAAGAATTGTTAGGAATGAcagatttcatctctttttgacaccccttttattcctaggttctacaaagactttgctcagccaagccaaggccagaggccaggtcacAGTTGTAAGTCAGATATTTCTGTTAGTCTGATATTTCTACTCTGCCCGTGTGAATTTCCAACCCAATTTTGGTCACAGGAATGAAAGGACATCTGAGCAAAGGGCATTCTAAAGACACGCATGGTATTATTACCTTCCCACTTGTCAAGGGCAGCACATACAGCCCAGTGTCGACTTCAACTGTTCAGTAAATGCTTGAGTGCCTATCACGTGCAATGTTAACTACAAGACTGGTGGTGGTTGCATGGCGATTTTACATAACGCTTGAGTGTGTAAAATTCTGGTAAGACTGAGCACATCTTTACCTTCTCTTCAGAGTCCCCAGTCCTTCTGTggcatgaacttgaagataaaaactggtggtcaagagagcctcccagtggctgctgcgtggcacagcaggACAGGCAGTCCAAAGGGGCTTGACAGCTAGCTGTCAAGTATTCCcatattttagtgcctttttaaggaacacacatgcatacaaaggGTAGTCCTTTTCATATCCCCAATTTTTCACATCtccattatcatttcattattcatttctgtcttacaTAATCTGCAGCTTagtcaattcttttggttttaaggtgggaagacctgcctgtgtctgtatCCCTGGGGCTCCTCTAAACCTGCCGGTTTGTGAGAtgatttcatggtttcttttacatgtatcaaatGTCTACCCTACAAAGAACTGGATGGAGTTAACAGCTGAGCAAAGATTAGAGAGGTAAGCTGTGATTTGTTGTTACCTCTGTAGAAGAGTGTATATGccatttgacaaaaagaaaaatgtccagttttaaagAGTCTGTTTACTCTCTGATGGGTTATCAGATTGACAGCTCAGATTTGCCCATGCCCTCCAAACTCTACTGTGTTTTCAAACACGGGTATTGAGATTATATGTTCTTAGTGAAATTCGGCTCCCATTCCCCAGAGAACTCAGCACTCTCTAGTACCCTAAGAACGACTCTCCCCGCAAGGTTCAACTCTCTACTTTATGGGACTAATCAGAGGCACTGAAACGACACTGGCAATCTCTCAACTTCCTCTCACCTTTGTACTGGCAAACTTGGTACACGTGCCGATATTCATTTATCCCACTTGCCCTCCTGTCTCggaggaagcgagatttctttcttttcactgaagctaACTCTCCTATGAATGCAGTTGATCCCACCTCACTTCTGCAGAGCACTGTGCCCACAGTTAGTCTCTTTTTGaacaacttctccctctctgtcagaggcttcctccagtgtgaatgcttccatgtccccagcctgtcccccactgcccctcgacggcgtcctcagggctgaggccagctcctcatctcccatcctctccttaaCCCACTTCAGTCAGCCTCCTGCTGCTACCACTCTACAGAGACTACTCTTGCCGTGGTCACCGGTGCCTTCACACAAACCACCCAGAGCTCTTCGTCCCAGAGCTCCACTCCCCAGGCCTTCCcctcagaaatgaaagagcactGCCACACGCCCAGTCGCTGAGACCAAACACCTGCACTTGAGTGTATCCTGCTCCAATCTGTTAGAACTTCTTGTTATCTCTACCTTCACTGGTACCCTGACCGCTTttctgtctgtcacttctgaCTTGTATCGCTGCCACTGCCTaacttctctgcctcccaacagactacagtctgttctccccaaagcagccagGAGAGCCTCTTAAATTAAGAGTACTTTATGCGCCTGCTCCAGATCTGCCAGAGGTTTCCCATCAAACAAATACCTTCTTCCCGTGGCCTGCAAGTTACGAGGCCCTGTGCGGTACGGCCTTGTCCTTCCGTGACCTCATCACCTatgctctttccctcattccccgCTCGGATCACAATGGCcaccttgcttttccttgaacACACAGAACAAGTTCCTGTCTCAGAGCCTTGCACTTGTCCCCTCTGCCCGTAATGCCAGCGTACCTGATCTTCCTCAGTTCAGCCACGTCCTGGGTTCaaacattacctctttaaagaggctcttcctgagctttctagtaagcccctctaatcactttatccctttaccttgctttctcttcatggtttttaccactacttgaaatagtcatcttttaaaaaacactcattaaaaaaaaacacttatactttgctatacacctgaaactagcacaacactgtaaatcaactgtactccgataaaaaaaaaaaaaaaaaatttacgtcttccacacttgctccataaaggcaagaactttatttatccaacttgttctctcctccaccccccacatgtagaaaagtgacacagagtaggtattcagtGACATGGTATTTATGACATGAGCAACTTCTTGGTAGCATTTAGCGTTTGGACCATACTCTCCTTCTTGAACCTCTCCTGGTGTCTCTTAGGGTTCTCTGCTGGGTTTCCTACCACTGTAGCCACTCCTCTGGGGATCTGTCCCTTAAGTGCTGACAGTCCCTACAGATCTATCTTctacccactttttattttacatactttctctGCATTTGAACAGCTACACTTAATTCCCTCCCTCTAGCTCAGATTCATGCTCCAATCCCATATATTCAAATGATTACTAGACACTGCCATTCTGCTGTCTCACAGGTACATCAAGCTTAACTTGTCTACAAAGAAATGCCCCTCTTCCAACCCAAACACTCTCCTTCCTGCATTTCCTAGCTCTCCATATGCAAGCACCATTCCTGCCTCTCTCAAGCATGTGCTAAGCACTCCAAGTGGCCTGTAGCTCCAAGAAAAGGCCTGTGTCTGATCCAGTACCCACTGAGGGGTCTCTTTTCAAAAGGACAAGCCTCCTGTCCTAAATTCTGCCTTGATAGGAGCAGGCAGTGAGTGGCCTAAGTATTCCTTCCCTGCAGACCACGCAGCTGACTTTCCCCCCTACAGGTTTGCTATAGGGAGGAGTAAAACAATCCCAACTACCTCTCacttgaatatgatttattattcaaatgataaaatcttacCACAGGAATTAGGAATGGATGACAAAAAGGTCCTTACACAGCTGTAGCTTAGCAGGCTAACTAGAGTAAAGCCTTCTGAAGTCCTACTGGCACCCTAGTCCTGGGCAACTTCACATGCAGGCAATAAGAGGACAGCAGGGATGGTTAACACCATTATCCATTATCCAAGGAACAGAGAACtgagggcagtagttctcaatcagGACACACATCAGAACTGCCTAGGCAGTACAGTCTGGGACTCAGCTTCAAACTACCCGGAACCTGTTTCTGCCTGTGGACCAGAGCGTTCAGTTATTGCCCCGCCCTACCACCACAACATGCgtcgtctgtgtgtgcgtgtgtgcactgtgcgtgcatgtgtcccctcaggtgtggaagaagaaaccagaaatctctcctgctgcctttaatagcaattgttttgtgatgagaaaagcaatggcaacattttaaatcataatgattattaaagctcaaatatgtatactttactttcttttgataggtttctcttaataaagttctaatgatcatttcaggaacctactttcatttgggaaaaacaggaccataccatgtgtacaagacagaaatttctacagatgctttacgaaagaaaaaatatcttaccaaAGTTATTACTGCAGTTTCAGCAGTTAGATGTGTGGCACTACAAAGAGTATGAACAAATCTGTAAATGAATTTGTGTTCAGGATCATGCTCGAAGTATTCCTCTGGAACCTTTTCtcgctgaaaggagaaaaaatgcaatttatgtatccatggaagaaaaatacttaaaagtacccttaagatagcagtcttcacacttgggcccacgtgccccttaaaataattttggttggGTGACATGTCTTgtagtcttttaaatataaacaatgggatcctaaaataccacagtgatccagt
Above is a genomic segment from Balaenoptera acutorostrata chromosome 7, mBalAcu1.1, whole genome shotgun sequence containing:
- the LOC130708581 gene encoding cyclin-Y-like protein 1 isoform X2; this translates as MGNSLSCCLCPNASPKVGRRRGSAEPDCEAEVYKAAAGNAVAVAPAAATVEPAELDFAGGEGHHLQQISDREMPEDLALEPNPSDHPRPSTVCLSKSQTEVREKTKSNPLNHVSPGQLTKKYSSCSTIFLDDSTVSQPNLRTTVKCLTLAIYYHIKNRDADRSLDIFDERLHPLTREKVPEEYFEHDPEHKFIYRFVHTLCSATHLTAETAVITLVYLERLLTYAEIDICPTNWKRIVLGTILLVSELWDDQAVWDVYYCQILKDITAEDMNEMERHVLELLHLDIIVPFSVYVKHYFDLRSLADDNNLNVLFTPLSKERAQNLKAISRLCDDEYKDVCRAAMRRSFSADNFIGIRRSNAILS
- the LOC130708581 gene encoding cyclin-Y-like protein 1 isoform X4, which codes for MGNSLSCCLCPNASPKVGRRRGSAEPDCEAEVYKAAAGNAVAVAPAAATVEPAELDFAGGEGHHLQQISDREMPEDLALEPNPSDHPRPSTVCLSKSQTEVREKTKSNPLNHVPIIRMLEVLDLPDRDADRSLDIFDERLHPLTREKVPEEYFEHDPEHKFIYRFVHTLCSATHLTAETAVITLVYLERLLTYAEIDICPTNWKRIVLGTILLVSELWDDQAVWDVYYCQILKDITAEDMNEMERHVLELLHLDIIVPFSVYVKHYFDLRSLADDNNLNVLFTPLSKERAQNLKAISRLCDDEYKDVCRAAMRRSFSADNFIGIRRSNAILS
- the LOC130708581 gene encoding cyclin-Y-like protein 1 isoform X3; this translates as MGNSLSCCLCPNASPKVGRRRGSAEPDCEAEVYKAAAGNAVAVAPAAATVEPAELDFAGGEGHHLQQISDREMPEDLALEPNPSDHPRPSTVCLSKSQTEVREKTKSNPLNHVPIIRMLEVLDLPDRLTLAIYYHIKNRDADRSLDIFDERLHPLTREKVPEEYFEHDPEHKFIYRFVHTLCSATHLTAETAVITLVYLERLLTYAEIDICPTNWKRIVLGTILLVSELWDDQAVWDVYYCQILKDITAEDMNEMERHVLELLHLDIIVPFSVYVKHYFDLRSLADDNNLNVLFTPLSKERAQNLKAISRLCDDEYKDVCRAAMRRSFSADNFIGIRRSNAILS